One genomic segment of Kocuria rhizophila DC2201 includes these proteins:
- the dapD gene encoding 2,3,4,5-tetrahydropyridine-2,6-dicarboxylate N-succinyltransferase, translating to MTSTSESTVNSRVASGVGLATVVDAGERAGTVLDVFYPAPALSANPDASYEADLRVAATTDPDRNVRSEIVTTVIDLDEAPRDAADAYLRLHLLSHRLAQPNTINLDGVFGLLANVAWTSRGPVLAEELTRSLLRLRASGAVTVFGVDKFPRMVDYVVPSGVRIGDADRVRLGAHLGEGTTVMHEGFVNFNAGTLGAAMVEGRISAGVVVHDHTDIGGGASIMGTLSGGGKQRITLGERCLLGANAGVGISLGDDCVVEAGLYVTAGTRVSLLDAAAEPRVVKASELSGADNLLFRRNSTTGAVEALPRRNGTVELNAQLHAN from the coding sequence ATGACTTCAACGAGCGAGAGCACCGTCAATTCCCGCGTCGCCTCGGGCGTGGGCCTGGCCACCGTGGTGGACGCCGGCGAGCGCGCGGGGACCGTCCTGGACGTCTTCTACCCCGCCCCCGCCCTGAGCGCGAACCCGGACGCCAGCTACGAGGCGGACCTTCGCGTGGCCGCGACCACGGACCCGGACCGCAACGTGCGCTCGGAGATCGTGACCACGGTGATCGACCTCGACGAGGCCCCCCGCGACGCTGCCGACGCCTACCTGCGGCTGCACCTGCTCTCCCACCGGCTCGCGCAGCCCAACACCATCAACCTGGACGGGGTGTTCGGGCTGCTCGCCAACGTGGCGTGGACGAGCCGCGGTCCGGTGCTCGCCGAGGAGCTGACCCGGTCGCTGCTGCGGCTGCGCGCCAGCGGGGCCGTCACGGTGTTCGGCGTGGACAAGTTCCCGCGCATGGTGGACTACGTGGTCCCCTCCGGTGTCCGCATCGGGGACGCGGACCGCGTGCGCCTGGGGGCGCACCTGGGCGAGGGCACCACGGTGATGCACGAGGGCTTCGTGAACTTCAACGCGGGCACCCTGGGCGCTGCCATGGTCGAGGGCCGGATCTCCGCCGGCGTGGTGGTCCACGACCACACGGACATCGGCGGCGGCGCGTCCATCATGGGCACCCTCTCCGGGGGCGGCAAGCAGCGCATCACCCTGGGCGAGCGCTGCCTGCTGGGCGCCAACGCGGGCGTGGGCATCTCCCTGGGCGACGACTGCGTGGTCGAGGCCGGTCTCTACGTCACCGCGGGCACCCGGGTGTCCCTGCTCGACGCCGCCGCGGAGCCCCGCGTGGTCAAGGCCTCCGAGCTCTCGGGCGCCGACAACCTGCTGTTCCGCCGCAACTCGACCACCGGTGCGGTGGAGGCCCTGCCCCGCCGCAACGGCACCGTGGAGCTGAACGCGCAGCTGCACGCGAACTGA
- a CDS encoding TIGR00730 family Rossman fold protein translates to MTSPDTTPDPLPEPAGPAERHKGPVVLRRAQLQRRTSDQRFLDQRPAEPDDFTRTDPWRVLRIQAEFVEGFDALANLGPAITVFGSARTAPGHPEYELGRELGRQIGAAGYAVVTGGGPGVMEAANRGAVDVGAHSVGIGIELPHEQHLNHWVDLGINFRYFFARKTMFVKYSQGFVALPGGFGTLDELFEALTLVQTGKITRFPVILVGTEYWGPLLDWITGTLVAGGKVAETDLDLLRVVDTAEEVVEILASVHAEDPDMQVPDAAAPRPGADAAGDHDLPGEPAPGSGA, encoded by the coding sequence ATGACTTCCCCGGACACGACCCCCGACCCGCTGCCCGAGCCCGCCGGACCCGCCGAACGCCACAAGGGCCCCGTGGTGCTGCGCCGCGCCCAGCTGCAGCGGCGCACCTCCGACCAGCGCTTCCTGGACCAGCGACCGGCCGAGCCGGACGACTTCACCCGCACGGACCCGTGGCGCGTGCTGCGCATCCAGGCCGAGTTCGTGGAGGGCTTCGACGCGCTCGCGAACCTCGGCCCCGCGATCACGGTGTTCGGCTCCGCGCGCACCGCTCCCGGGCACCCCGAGTACGAGCTCGGCCGTGAGCTCGGGCGGCAGATCGGCGCCGCGGGCTATGCCGTGGTCACCGGCGGTGGGCCGGGCGTCATGGAGGCCGCCAACCGTGGCGCGGTGGACGTGGGGGCTCACTCGGTGGGCATCGGCATCGAGCTGCCGCACGAGCAGCACCTGAACCACTGGGTGGACCTGGGCATCAACTTCCGGTACTTCTTCGCGCGCAAGACCATGTTCGTGAAGTACAGCCAGGGCTTCGTGGCGCTGCCCGGCGGCTTCGGCACCCTGGACGAGCTGTTCGAGGCGCTGACCCTGGTGCAGACCGGCAAGATCACCCGCTTCCCCGTGATCCTGGTGGGCACCGAGTACTGGGGTCCGCTGCTGGACTGGATCACGGGCACGCTCGTGGCCGGTGGCAAGGTGGCCGAGACAGATCTCGACCTGCTGCGCGTGGTGGACACCGCCGAGGAGGTCGTGGAGATCCTCGCCTCGGTCCACGCCGAGGACCCCGACATGCAGGTTCCCGACGCCGCCGCGCCCCGCCCCGGGGCCGACGCCGCCGGGGACCACGACCTGCCAGGGGAGCCCGCTCCCGGTTCCGGGGCATGA
- the dapE gene encoding succinyl-diaminopimelate desuccinylase: MASDQQTPVLDLTMDPADLTAALVDVESVSDHEGPLADAVEAALRELPHLTVHRDGDTVVARTELGRDERVILAGHLDTVPLPTVEGALGAVPSVRRREGDRDVIYGRGTTDMKGGVAVQLALVQQLREPNRDVTYVFYDHEEVSSDASGLGRVMRNGPELLEADFAVLLEPTNGTVEGGCNGTMRFRITTHGKASHSGRAWIGDNAIHKQAELLERLARYEPRTVTVEGLDYREGLNAIRIGGGVAGNVIPDTAWVEVNYRFAPDKTLQQAQQHVREVFEGYEIEWQDLSPAARPGLDRPAAAQFVAAVGQEPMPKYGWTDVARFSEAGVPAVNFGPGDALLAHTDDEHVVDDAVRACHRALSQWLS; this comes from the coding sequence ATGGCATCCGATCAGCAGACACCCGTACTCGACCTCACCATGGACCCCGCGGACCTCACGGCCGCGCTCGTGGACGTGGAGTCCGTCTCGGACCACGAGGGGCCGCTCGCCGACGCCGTGGAGGCGGCCCTGCGCGAGCTGCCGCACCTCACGGTGCACCGGGACGGGGACACCGTGGTGGCCCGCACCGAGCTGGGACGGGACGAGCGGGTGATCCTGGCCGGGCACCTGGACACCGTGCCCCTGCCCACCGTGGAGGGGGCGCTGGGCGCGGTGCCGTCCGTGCGGCGTCGTGAGGGGGACCGGGACGTGATCTACGGCCGCGGCACCACGGACATGAAGGGCGGGGTGGCGGTGCAGCTCGCGCTGGTGCAGCAGCTGCGGGAGCCGAACCGGGACGTCACGTACGTGTTCTACGACCACGAGGAGGTCTCCAGCGACGCCAGCGGTCTGGGGCGCGTGATGCGCAACGGGCCCGAGCTGCTCGAGGCGGACTTCGCGGTGCTGCTGGAGCCTACCAACGGCACGGTGGAGGGCGGGTGCAACGGCACCATGCGATTCCGGATCACCACCCACGGCAAGGCCTCGCACTCGGGGCGCGCCTGGATCGGGGACAACGCGATCCACAAGCAGGCGGAGCTGCTGGAGCGGCTGGCGCGCTACGAGCCGCGGACCGTCACCGTGGAGGGCCTGGACTACCGCGAGGGGCTCAACGCCATCCGGATCGGCGGGGGAGTGGCCGGCAACGTGATCCCGGACACCGCGTGGGTGGAGGTCAACTACCGATTTGCCCCGGACAAGACGCTGCAGCAGGCGCAGCAGCACGTGCGCGAGGTGTTCGAGGGGTACGAGATCGAGTGGCAGGACCTCTCCCCGGCGGCGCGCCCCGGACTGGACCGCCCCGCCGCCGCGCAGTTCGTGGCCGCGGTGGGCCAGGAGCCCATGCCCAAGTACGGCTGGACGGACGTCGCCCGTTTCTCGGAGGCAGGGGTGCCCGCCGTGAACTTCGGTCCGGGGGACGCCCTGCTGGCCCACACGGACGACGAGCACGTGGTCGACGACGCCGTGCGCGCGTGCCACCGGGCGCTGTCCCAGTGGTTGTCCTGA
- the galE gene encoding UDP-glucose 4-epimerase GalE, which produces MKILVTGGTGYIGSHTVLALLEAGHDVVVLDNLSNSSRASLERVAELAGRDVTAFEQVDLLDRAGLDRVFREHRPEAVIHFAGLKAVGESAEKPLWYYTNNVSGTVNLLWAMEENDCRSIVFSSSATVYGAPETMPLTEKLSMDAQNPYGRTKEHIEDMLADLAASDERWSVALLRYFNPVGAHESGRIGEDPSGIPNNLMPFVAQVAVGRREKLMVFGDDYPTPDGTGVRDYIHVVDLADGHLKALDRISEDPGVHVWNLGTGRGYSVLEVREAFQKASGREIPYEIAPRRPGDAAVSYADPASALAELGWSADRDIDTMCRDHWNWQKNNPNGYEG; this is translated from the coding sequence ATGAAGATTCTTGTCACCGGGGGAACCGGCTACATCGGCTCGCACACCGTCCTGGCCCTGCTGGAGGCGGGCCACGACGTGGTCGTGCTGGACAACCTCTCCAACTCCTCCCGCGCCTCGCTGGAGCGCGTCGCGGAGCTCGCCGGGCGGGACGTCACCGCGTTCGAGCAGGTGGACCTGCTGGACCGCGCGGGCCTGGACCGGGTGTTCCGGGAGCACCGGCCCGAGGCCGTGATCCACTTCGCCGGGCTCAAGGCCGTGGGCGAGTCCGCCGAGAAGCCCCTGTGGTACTACACGAACAACGTCTCCGGCACCGTGAACCTGCTGTGGGCCATGGAGGAGAACGACTGCCGCAGCATCGTGTTCTCCTCCTCCGCCACCGTGTACGGCGCGCCGGAGACGATGCCCCTGACCGAGAAGCTGTCCATGGACGCCCAGAACCCCTACGGGCGCACCAAGGAGCACATCGAGGACATGCTCGCGGACCTCGCCGCCTCGGACGAGCGCTGGTCCGTGGCGCTGCTGCGCTACTTCAACCCGGTGGGCGCCCACGAGTCCGGGCGGATCGGCGAGGACCCCTCGGGCATCCCCAACAACCTCATGCCGTTCGTGGCGCAGGTGGCCGTGGGACGGCGCGAGAAGCTCATGGTCTTCGGCGACGACTACCCCACCCCGGACGGCACCGGCGTGCGCGACTACATCCACGTGGTGGACCTCGCGGACGGCCACCTCAAGGCCCTGGACCGGATCAGCGAGGACCCGGGGGTGCACGTGTGGAACCTGGGCACCGGACGCGGCTACTCGGTGCTGGAGGTCCGCGAGGCGTTCCAGAAGGCCTCGGGCCGGGAGATCCCCTACGAGATCGCCCCGCGCCGCCCCGGCGACGCCGCCGTGTCCTACGCCGATCCCGCCTCGGCCCTCGCGGAGCTGGGCTGGTCCGCGGACCGCGACATCGACACGATGTGCCGGGACCACTGGAACTGGCAGAAGAACAACCCGAACGGCTACGAGGGCTGA